From a single Nymphaea colorata isolate Beijing-Zhang1983 chromosome 4, ASM883128v2, whole genome shotgun sequence genomic region:
- the LOC116252934 gene encoding putative E3 ubiquitin-protein ligase XBAT34, translating into MGAQQSKDELLLQQVTIGNVGAIRSLCREGANLERVDKDGRTPLILACTRGELLGVAECLIELGANLNAYRPGSHGGTPLHHAAKRGLDRTVLLLLSRGANPGLMNDDCQTPLDMARAKGHINVVRIIEGHICLFCGWVRELSGPGILEALAPQWVSKKVWVVVIPSHSRNRTNPKKFELAVYLSLQTAQPRTVISLWKSEIEEPKLNHPDPVLIIFDKNSRTKFKFLSANEGDKEQIKRLCEACRGTPQISTPATSVASSTEDLEIAMAINASIQSAMEENVPPFPTTDQSIQAISTNGWGNSAGSPSYNGWGLSNVPPPPKAGDDRPASTSKTHEDYWPAKPSGYKANGLGASEAGPSSVPTQICQGQELHETTIVGTSFAAESFAPSAPPLPEGPVQYPTVDCSPVDLEMPPKQDGSRQGLSKDGDGSSACVICWDAPIEGACIPCGHLAGCMSCLNEIKAKNWGCPVCRAKIEQTMKVYTV; encoded by the exons ATGGGCGCTCAGCAATCCAAGGATGAACTGCTGCTTCAGCAGGTGACGATTGGAAACGTCGGCGCCATTCGATCTCTTTGTCGAGAGGGCGCCAACCTCGAG CGGGTAGACAAGGATGGAAGAACCCCACTTATTCTGGCATGTACAAGGGGCGAGCTTTTAGGTGTAGCAGAGTGTCTAATTGAACTCGGTGCCAATTTGAATGCTTACCGGCCTG GTTCTCATGGAGGAACTCCTTTGCATCATGCTGCTAAAAGAGGCCTTGACAGAACAGTGCTTTTACTTCTCTCACGTGGAG CTAATCCAGGGTTGATGAATGATGACTGTCAAACTCCTCTTGACATGGCAAGGGCAAAAGGACATATTAATGTTGTCCGCATTATTGAG GGTCACATCTGCCTATTCTGTGGTTGGGTTCGGGAGCTTTCTGGACCAGGTATATTGGAGGCATTAGCACCTCAATGGGTATCAAAAAAAGT TTGGGTGGTGGTTATACCATCTCATTCTCGTAACCGCACCAATCCCAAAAAGTTCGAGCTTGCTGTTTATCTTAGCTTACAG ACAGCACAGCCACGGACAGTTATTTCACTATGGAAGTCTGAGATTGAGGAACCAAAACTTAACCACCCAGATCCTGTCCTGATTATTTTTGACAAGAATAGCA GAACTAAGTTCAAATTCTTGTCTGCAAATGAGGGTGACAAGGAACAAATCAAGAGGCTTTGTGAAGCTTGCAGAGGAACTCCACAGATAAGCACTCCAGCAACCTCTGTTGCATCTTCCACTGAGGATCTTGAGATAGCCATGGCCATCAATGCTTCAATTCAATCAGCTATGGAGGAAAACGTGCCCCCTTTTCCCACCACAGACCAGAGCATTCAAGCTATTAGCACTAATGGTTGGGGAAACTCTGCTGGGAGTCCTAGCTACAATGGCTGGGGACTTAGCAATGTCCCTCCGCCTCCAAAAGCTGGAGATGACAGACCTGCATCTACATCAAAAACTCATGAAGATTACTGGCCAGCTAAGCCTAGTGGCTATAAGGCCAATGGATTGGGTGCATCTGAAGCAGGTCCAAGCAGTGTGCCCACTCAGATTTGCCAAGGTCAGGAACTGCATGAAACCACAATTGTTGGGACCTCTTTCGCTGCTGAATCCTTTGCTCCTTCAGCTCCACCTCTTCCTGAAGGTCCAGTTCAATATCCAACTGTCGACTGCAGCCCAGTTGATCTGGAAATGCCTCCTAAACAGGATGGTTCACGTCAAGGTCTATCCAAGGACGGAGATGGTTCCTCTGCATGTGTGATCTGCTGGGATGCTCCAATAGAAGGTGCATGCATTCCTTGTGGTCACTTGGCTGGTTGCATGTCTTGCCTGAATGAAATCAAAGCAAAGAATTGGGGCTGCCCTGTTTGCCGTGCTAAGATTGAGCAGACTATGAAGGTGTACACTGTCTAG